Proteins co-encoded in one Sus scrofa isolate TJ Tabasco breed Duroc chromosome 14, Sscrofa11.1, whole genome shotgun sequence genomic window:
- the RSRC2 gene encoding arginine/serine-rich coiled-coil protein 2 isoform X1: protein MAASDTERDGLAPEKTSPDREKKKEQSDVSVSPRASKHHYSRSRSRSRERKRKSDNEGRKHRSRSRSKEARRHESKDKSSKKHKSEEHNDKEHSSDKGRERLNSSENGEDRHKRKERKSSRGRSHSRSRSRERRHRSRSRERKKSRSRSRERKKSRSRSRERKKSRSRSRERKRRIRSRSRSRSRHRHRSRSRSRTRSRSRDRKKRIEKPRRFSRSLSRTPSPPPFRGRNTAMDAQEALARRLERAKKLQEQREKEMVEKQKQQEMAAAAATGGSVLNVAALLASGTQVTPQIAMAAQMAALQAKALAETGIAVPSYYNPAAVNPMKFAEQEKKRKMLWQGKKEGDKSQSAEIWEKLNFGNKDQNVKFRKLMGIKSEDEAGCSSVDEESYKTLKQQEEVFRNLDAQYEMARSQTHTQRGMGLGFTSSMRGMDAV from the exons ATGGCG GCTAGTGATACAGAACGAGATGGACTAGCCCCAGAAAAGACATCCCCagatagagagaagaaaaaagagcagtcGGATGTATCTGTTTCTCCTAGAGCCTCAAAACATCATTATTCAAGATCACGATCAAGGTCAAGAGAAAGAAAGCGAAAGTCAG ataatgaaggaagaaaacacaggagccGGAGCAGAAGCAAAGAG GCAAGAAGACATGAATCCAAAGATAAATCCTCTAAGAAACATAAGTCTGAGGAACATAATGACAAAGAACATTCTTCTGATAAAGGAAGAGAGCGGCTAAATTCATCTGAAAATGGTGAGGACAGACACAAACGAAAGGAAAGAAAGTCATCGAGAGGCAGAAGTCATTCAAGGTCTAGGTCTCGTGAAAG GCGTCATCGTAGTAGAAGCAGAGAGCGGAAGAAGTCAAGGTCCAGGAGTAGGGAGCGGAAGAAATCAAGAtccagaagcagagagaggaagaaatcacGATCCAGAAGCAGGGAGAGAAAACGTCGTATCCGATCTCGTTCCCGCTCAAGGTCGAGACACAGGCATAGAAGTAGAAGCAGGAGTAGGACGAGGAGTAGAAGTCG AGATAGAAAGAAGAGAATTGAAAAACCAAGAAGATTTAGCAGAAGTTTGAGCCGAACTCCTAGTCCACCTCCCTTCAGAGGCAGAAACACAGCAATGGATGCACAAGAAGCTTTAGCTAGGAG ATTGGAAAGGGCAAAGAAATTACAAGAACAGCGAGAAAAGGAAAtggttgaaaaacaaaaacaacaagaaatggctgcag ctgcagctacggGAGGTTCTGTTCTCAATGTTGCTGCCCTGTTGGCTTCAGGAACACAAGTAACTCCTCAAATAGCTATGGCAGCTCAAATGGCAGCCTTGCAGGCTAAAGCCTTGGCAGAGACCGGAATAGCTGTACCTAGCTATTACAACCCAGCAGCTGTGAATCCGATGAAATTTgctgaacaagagaagaaaaggaaaatgctttGGCAAGGCAAGAAAGAAGGG GACAAATCCCAGTCTGCTGAAATATGGGAGAAATTGAATTTTGGAAACAAGGACCAAAATGTCAAATTTAGGAAATTAATGGGTATTAAG AGTGAAGATGAAGCTGGATGTAGCTCTGTTGATGAAGAAAGTTACAAGACATTGAAACAGCAGGAAGAAGTATTTAGAAATCTGGATGCTCAGTATGAAATGGCAAGATCACAAACTCACACACAAAGAGGAATGGGATTGGGTTTCACATCATCAATGCGAGGAATGGATGCAGTTTGA
- the RSRC2 gene encoding arginine/serine-rich coiled-coil protein 2 isoform X5 gives MAASDTERDGLAPEKTSPDREKKKEQSDVSVSPRASKHHYSRSRSRSRERKRKSDNEGRKHRSRSRSKEARRHESKDKSSKKHKSEEHNDKEHSSDKGRERLNSSENGEDRHKRKERKSSRGRSHSRSRSRERRHRSRSRERKKSRSRSRERKKSRSRSRERKKSRSRSRERKRRIRSRSRSRSRHRHRSRSRSRTRSRSRDRKKRIEKPRRFSRSLSRTPSPPPFRGRNTAMDAQEALARRLERAKKLQEQREKEMVEKQKQQEMAAAAAATGGSVLNVAALLASGTQVTPQIAMAAQMAALQAKALAETGIAVPSYYNPAAVNPMKFAEQEKKRKMLWQGKKEGDKSQSAEIWEKLNFGNKDQNVKFRKLMGIKSEDEAGCSSVDEESYKTLKQQEEVFRNLDAQYEMARSQTHTQRGMGLGFTSSMRGMDAV, from the exons ATGGCG GCTAGTGATACAGAACGAGATGGACTAGCCCCAGAAAAGACATCCCCagatagagagaagaaaaaagagcagtcGGATGTATCTGTTTCTCCTAGAGCCTCAAAACATCATTATTCAAGATCACGATCAAGGTCAAGAGAAAGAAAGCGAAAGTCAG ataatgaaggaagaaaacacaggagccGGAGCAGAAGCAAAGAG GCAAGAAGACATGAATCCAAAGATAAATCCTCTAAGAAACATAAGTCTGAGGAACATAATGACAAAGAACATTCTTCTGATAAAGGAAGAGAGCGGCTAAATTCATCTGAAAATGGTGAGGACAGACACAAACGAAAGGAAAGAAAGTCATCGAGAGGCAGAAGTCATTCAAGGTCTAGGTCTCGTGAAAG GCGTCATCGTAGTAGAAGCAGAGAGCGGAAGAAGTCAAGGTCCAGGAGTAGGGAGCGGAAGAAATCAAGAtccagaagcagagagaggaagaaatcacGATCCAGAAGCAGGGAGAGAAAACGTCGTATCCGATCTCGTTCCCGCTCAAGGTCGAGACACAGGCATAGAAGTAGAAGCAGGAGTAGGACGAGGAGTAGAAGTCG AGATAGAAAGAAGAGAATTGAAAAACCAAGAAGATTTAGCAGAAGTTTGAGCCGAACTCCTAGTCCACCTCCCTTCAGAGGCAGAAACACAGCAATGGATGCACAAGAAGCTTTAGCTAGGAG ATTGGAAAGGGCAAAGAAATTACAAGAACAGCGAGAAAAGGAAAtggttgaaaaacaaaaacaacaagaaatggctgcag cagctgcagctacggGAGGTTCTGTTCTCAATGTTGCTGCCCTGTTGGCTTCAGGAACACAAGTAACTCCTCAAATAGCTATGGCAGCTCAAATGGCAGCCTTGCAGGCTAAAGCCTTGGCAGAGACCGGAATAGCTGTACCTAGCTATTACAACCCAGCAGCTGTGAATCCGATGAAATTTgctgaacaagagaagaaaaggaaaatgctttGGCAAGGCAAGAAAGAAGGG GACAAATCCCAGTCTGCTGAAATATGGGAGAAATTGAATTTTGGAAACAAGGACCAAAATGTCAAATTTAGGAAATTAATGGGTATTAAG AGTGAAGATGAAGCTGGATGTAGCTCTGTTGATGAAGAAAGTTACAAGACATTGAAACAGCAGGAAGAAGTATTTAGAAATCTGGATGCTCAGTATGAAATGGCAAGATCACAAACTCACACACAAAGAGGAATGGGATTGGGTTTCACATCATCAATGCGAGGAATGGATGCAGTTTGA
- the RSRC2 gene encoding arginine/serine-rich coiled-coil protein 2 isoform X4, translating into MIRTNFFLKQARRHESKDKSSKKHKSEEHNDKEHSSDKGRERLNSSENGEDRHKRKERKSSRGRSHSRSRSRERRHRSRSRERKKSRSRSRERKKSRSRSRERKKSRSRSRERKRRIRSRSRSRSRHRHRSRSRSRTRSRSRDRKKRIEKPRRFSRSLSRTPSPPPFRGRNTAMDAQEALARRLERAKKLQEQREKEMVEKQKQQEMAAAAAATGGSVLNVAALLASGTQVTPQIAMAAQMAALQAKALAETGIAVPSYYNPAAVNPMKFAEQEKKRKMLWQGKKEGDKSQSAEIWEKLNFGNKDQNVKFRKLMGIKSEDEAGCSSVDEESYKTLKQQEEVFRNLDAQYEMARSQTHTQRGMGLGFTSSMRGMDAV; encoded by the exons ATGATAAG AACCAACTTCTTCTTAAAACAGGCAAGAAGACATGAATCCAAAGATAAATCCTCTAAGAAACATAAGTCTGAGGAACATAATGACAAAGAACATTCTTCTGATAAAGGAAGAGAGCGGCTAAATTCATCTGAAAATGGTGAGGACAGACACAAACGAAAGGAAAGAAAGTCATCGAGAGGCAGAAGTCATTCAAGGTCTAGGTCTCGTGAAAG GCGTCATCGTAGTAGAAGCAGAGAGCGGAAGAAGTCAAGGTCCAGGAGTAGGGAGCGGAAGAAATCAAGAtccagaagcagagagaggaagaaatcacGATCCAGAAGCAGGGAGAGAAAACGTCGTATCCGATCTCGTTCCCGCTCAAGGTCGAGACACAGGCATAGAAGTAGAAGCAGGAGTAGGACGAGGAGTAGAAGTCG AGATAGAAAGAAGAGAATTGAAAAACCAAGAAGATTTAGCAGAAGTTTGAGCCGAACTCCTAGTCCACCTCCCTTCAGAGGCAGAAACACAGCAATGGATGCACAAGAAGCTTTAGCTAGGAG ATTGGAAAGGGCAAAGAAATTACAAGAACAGCGAGAAAAGGAAAtggttgaaaaacaaaaacaacaagaaatggctgcag cagctgcagctacggGAGGTTCTGTTCTCAATGTTGCTGCCCTGTTGGCTTCAGGAACACAAGTAACTCCTCAAATAGCTATGGCAGCTCAAATGGCAGCCTTGCAGGCTAAAGCCTTGGCAGAGACCGGAATAGCTGTACCTAGCTATTACAACCCAGCAGCTGTGAATCCGATGAAATTTgctgaacaagagaagaaaaggaaaatgctttGGCAAGGCAAGAAAGAAGGG GACAAATCCCAGTCTGCTGAAATATGGGAGAAATTGAATTTTGGAAACAAGGACCAAAATGTCAAATTTAGGAAATTAATGGGTATTAAG AGTGAAGATGAAGCTGGATGTAGCTCTGTTGATGAAGAAAGTTACAAGACATTGAAACAGCAGGAAGAAGTATTTAGAAATCTGGATGCTCAGTATGAAATGGCAAGATCACAAACTCACACACAAAGAGGAATGGGATTGGGTTTCACATCATCAATGCGAGGAATGGATGCAGTTTGA
- the RSRC2 gene encoding arginine/serine-rich coiled-coil protein 2 isoform X3, protein MYLFLLEPQNIIIQDHDQGQEKESESQIMKEENTGAGAEAKRTNFFLKQARRHESKDKSSKKHKSEEHNDKEHSSDKGRERLNSSENGEDRHKRKERKSSRGRSHSRSRSRERRHRSRSRERKKSRSRSRERKKSRSRSRERKKSRSRSRERKRRIRSRSRSRSRHRHRSRSRSRTRSRSRDRKKRIEKPRRFSRSLSRTPSPPPFRGRNTAMDAQEALARRLERAKKLQEQREKEMVEKQKQQEMAAAAATGGSVLNVAALLASGTQVTPQIAMAAQMAALQAKALAETGIAVPSYYNPAAVNPMKFAEQEKKRKMLWQGKKEGDKSQSAEIWEKLNFGNKDQNVKFRKLMGIKSEDEAGCSSVDEESYKTLKQQEEVFRNLDAQYEMARSQTHTQRGMGLGFTSSMRGMDAV, encoded by the exons ATGTATCTGTTTCTCCTAGAGCCTCAAAACATCATTATTCAAGATCACGATCAAGGTCAAGAGAAAGAAAGCGAAAGTCAG ataatgaaggaagaaaacacaggagccGGAGCAGAAGCAAAGAG AACCAACTTCTTCTTAAAACAGGCAAGAAGACATGAATCCAAAGATAAATCCTCTAAGAAACATAAGTCTGAGGAACATAATGACAAAGAACATTCTTCTGATAAAGGAAGAGAGCGGCTAAATTCATCTGAAAATGGTGAGGACAGACACAAACGAAAGGAAAGAAAGTCATCGAGAGGCAGAAGTCATTCAAGGTCTAGGTCTCGTGAAAG GCGTCATCGTAGTAGAAGCAGAGAGCGGAAGAAGTCAAGGTCCAGGAGTAGGGAGCGGAAGAAATCAAGAtccagaagcagagagaggaagaaatcacGATCCAGAAGCAGGGAGAGAAAACGTCGTATCCGATCTCGTTCCCGCTCAAGGTCGAGACACAGGCATAGAAGTAGAAGCAGGAGTAGGACGAGGAGTAGAAGTCG AGATAGAAAGAAGAGAATTGAAAAACCAAGAAGATTTAGCAGAAGTTTGAGCCGAACTCCTAGTCCACCTCCCTTCAGAGGCAGAAACACAGCAATGGATGCACAAGAAGCTTTAGCTAGGAG ATTGGAAAGGGCAAAGAAATTACAAGAACAGCGAGAAAAGGAAAtggttgaaaaacaaaaacaacaagaaatggctgcag ctgcagctacggGAGGTTCTGTTCTCAATGTTGCTGCCCTGTTGGCTTCAGGAACACAAGTAACTCCTCAAATAGCTATGGCAGCTCAAATGGCAGCCTTGCAGGCTAAAGCCTTGGCAGAGACCGGAATAGCTGTACCTAGCTATTACAACCCAGCAGCTGTGAATCCGATGAAATTTgctgaacaagagaagaaaaggaaaatgctttGGCAAGGCAAGAAAGAAGGG GACAAATCCCAGTCTGCTGAAATATGGGAGAAATTGAATTTTGGAAACAAGGACCAAAATGTCAAATTTAGGAAATTAATGGGTATTAAG AGTGAAGATGAAGCTGGATGTAGCTCTGTTGATGAAGAAAGTTACAAGACATTGAAACAGCAGGAAGAAGTATTTAGAAATCTGGATGCTCAGTATGAAATGGCAAGATCACAAACTCACACACAAAGAGGAATGGGATTGGGTTTCACATCATCAATGCGAGGAATGGATGCAGTTTGA
- the RSRC2 gene encoding arginine/serine-rich coiled-coil protein 2 isoform X2, with the protein MYLFLLEPQNIIIQDHDQGQEKESESQIMKEENTGAGAEAKRTNFFLKQARRHESKDKSSKKHKSEEHNDKEHSSDKGRERLNSSENGEDRHKRKERKSSRGRSHSRSRSRERRHRSRSRERKKSRSRSRERKKSRSRSRERKKSRSRSRERKRRIRSRSRSRSRHRHRSRSRSRTRSRSRDRKKRIEKPRRFSRSLSRTPSPPPFRGRNTAMDAQEALARRLERAKKLQEQREKEMVEKQKQQEMAAAAAATGGSVLNVAALLASGTQVTPQIAMAAQMAALQAKALAETGIAVPSYYNPAAVNPMKFAEQEKKRKMLWQGKKEGDKSQSAEIWEKLNFGNKDQNVKFRKLMGIKSEDEAGCSSVDEESYKTLKQQEEVFRNLDAQYEMARSQTHTQRGMGLGFTSSMRGMDAV; encoded by the exons ATGTATCTGTTTCTCCTAGAGCCTCAAAACATCATTATTCAAGATCACGATCAAGGTCAAGAGAAAGAAAGCGAAAGTCAG ataatgaaggaagaaaacacaggagccGGAGCAGAAGCAAAGAG AACCAACTTCTTCTTAAAACAGGCAAGAAGACATGAATCCAAAGATAAATCCTCTAAGAAACATAAGTCTGAGGAACATAATGACAAAGAACATTCTTCTGATAAAGGAAGAGAGCGGCTAAATTCATCTGAAAATGGTGAGGACAGACACAAACGAAAGGAAAGAAAGTCATCGAGAGGCAGAAGTCATTCAAGGTCTAGGTCTCGTGAAAG GCGTCATCGTAGTAGAAGCAGAGAGCGGAAGAAGTCAAGGTCCAGGAGTAGGGAGCGGAAGAAATCAAGAtccagaagcagagagaggaagaaatcacGATCCAGAAGCAGGGAGAGAAAACGTCGTATCCGATCTCGTTCCCGCTCAAGGTCGAGACACAGGCATAGAAGTAGAAGCAGGAGTAGGACGAGGAGTAGAAGTCG AGATAGAAAGAAGAGAATTGAAAAACCAAGAAGATTTAGCAGAAGTTTGAGCCGAACTCCTAGTCCACCTCCCTTCAGAGGCAGAAACACAGCAATGGATGCACAAGAAGCTTTAGCTAGGAG ATTGGAAAGGGCAAAGAAATTACAAGAACAGCGAGAAAAGGAAAtggttgaaaaacaaaaacaacaagaaatggctgcag cagctgcagctacggGAGGTTCTGTTCTCAATGTTGCTGCCCTGTTGGCTTCAGGAACACAAGTAACTCCTCAAATAGCTATGGCAGCTCAAATGGCAGCCTTGCAGGCTAAAGCCTTGGCAGAGACCGGAATAGCTGTACCTAGCTATTACAACCCAGCAGCTGTGAATCCGATGAAATTTgctgaacaagagaagaaaaggaaaatgctttGGCAAGGCAAGAAAGAAGGG GACAAATCCCAGTCTGCTGAAATATGGGAGAAATTGAATTTTGGAAACAAGGACCAAAATGTCAAATTTAGGAAATTAATGGGTATTAAG AGTGAAGATGAAGCTGGATGTAGCTCTGTTGATGAAGAAAGTTACAAGACATTGAAACAGCAGGAAGAAGTATTTAGAAATCTGGATGCTCAGTATGAAATGGCAAGATCACAAACTCACACACAAAGAGGAATGGGATTGGGTTTCACATCATCAATGCGAGGAATGGATGCAGTTTGA